TCTTGAAACAACACAGGGAAATAGCCATACATGCTAATTCTTACAAGAAAAGCTTTAGAATAATACAACGCGTATTGTTGTCTTAAGAGTTTCCATTATCGGTTATAATATGTGGCAGGATGCTTTACAGTGGCTGACCTCTAGATAATTAGCCCCCTTCAGAGGTCAAGAAAGGAAGCAGTGCGACACAGACATACTGTCATCCTGACCTCCACAGATTATTCAGTCACAGAGGCTTGCACTCAGTCCACAAAACAAGTCGGAACAGTCACTTCTGAGCTTCCTGCATGGACGCGATGAGACAGTGTCATGAATGAAAATACTAACAATGGCTCGTCTTGACAAGTCAAGAGAAGACAGTGAAATATAAAACCATAATTGAGACTAAAATCAGTGACTATTGCCGTTTTCGTTATCAGAGGCTTGAGTTACAGTGGCGTTGAGAGCAGCGGTAAGTAGTGAGAGTAAGAGTTTAAGGCATTACTGGTAAGCACCACATCTCTGGATGATATCTGGGAAAAGATATCGGGGACTTTAGGAGGGTCATTCAAGGCGGGCGGAGGAACCGGTTTTCACTTGTCCTGCATCTTCTCCAGGATGGGCACGATCATGTCAAACTTAGGCCTCTTGGCTGGATCTTCATTCATGCAGATCTTCATGAGCTTGCAGATGTGGGGCGAAATGCCTGGGGGGATGGTGGGTCTCAGGCCTTCCAGGGCAACCTGAGGGAATAATGGAGATGTCAGGGACACTGTGGGAAGGATGAGACTAAACTGGGAGGATTTTCTTTGGTTTGTTGGTCTCGTGACTAATTCCGGAGCATAATTGCCATGATCTCCTGCTGTCTCACCTTCATTCCGATCTCCATGTTGGAGAGGTCAGCGAAGGGCACTTCCCTGGTCACCAGCTCCCAAAGCAGCACGGCGAAGCTCCACATGTCTGCTGACCGCCGGTTGATGTCCTCCGGCTTCTTCTGCAGCGCTGTGTTGGGACGGGGCGGAGGGCAGAGTGGGGATCACTTGTGTAACAAATCGGTGGGAAAGGTGCAGTGGGTTTGGACAGGAAAGACGAGCTACCAATTTGGGTtgttatatttataaaatatgaagGTGGATACCCGGAGCAAGTGATTTACAAACAGCCTTGTCTGGTGTTGTCAGTTGCCCTACTGTTTATTCATACATCGATAGCTGTAATCTGTTATGTAGCTGATTGCTTGTTGTTGATTGGTAATGTGTAAAATGGTAGATTTAAGAAAAAGCTCTGATAGGAAGACCTAAACTCTGAAACCAcaaggaacattcattttaggaTAGGAGCATCAATCAATGATGCTGAGTGGTGATTAAACAGTCTACAGGGTTTGCAAATGAACTGGAAATTCTGAACTGTGAGAACAAAGGTGTATCTGATGTGTTCACATTAGGTCAACTGAAACATTGCTCTTCTGATGCACGGCCAACAGAACATTGTCCATTCATTAATGCAAACCCGTCAGTGACAGGACACTTGTCCTAGATACCCTACCCATTTGCGTGGGTTAATTTTACAATGCAGAATTATTTAATCTAACCAGTTTTGAATAAGTGATGGACTGGAAGACATTTAGGGCATGACATTAGCGGTTTAAGACAACAAAATCTGTGAGACTTGGTGAGAACATGCTTTGGGTGTTCTGTACCTTCAGGGGCCACCCATGCTGGAGAATACATCCTGCCTGGACACTGAAAGGAGAACTTGACGTCCGACATGCTGATCCTCGCCGTCATGTCCTCATCGATCTGTCAACAATCACACGGTCATTATAGCGTTGAcggtcacacacaaacaaagtcCTGAAAGGCACGCCTGAAATGAGAATATCTGCTCTTTGAACAGAATAGTCTGAACCACAGGAGAGGATTTGTCCTGGTTGTTTGTCTTAATCTCTCACCATGACACTCTTGCTGTTTAAAGAGTGGCGAGAGATCATGGGCTCCAGCGTGTGCAGGAAGGCCATCCCACAGGCGATGTCCAGGGCGAACTTCACCGCCTGCGTCTGGTCCACCACAAAGTCtgacaaagaacaacagatCCACGTCCGGTCGTGTTCACACAGCTGAAACAACACAGCGTTTCTTCTCCAGGGAGAAGAACAGGGACACAAAAACGCTATGCACGTCCAGGCACGGTAACCTGATGGATGAGTTTGGCGGAGCGGAGGTTGGCATGGTACTCACTGGTGCCCTCGTGCAGCACGTTGTAGAGGGAGCCATAGGGCATCCAGTGTGTGATGATAACGGGgtgaggagcaggaggagactGGCAGGCTCCCAACATGGGCAGCACATTCGGGTGGGAGAATATCCTGGGACGGGGCCAGACGGAGAAACACGGgggaaggagacagacacacatacaggtttGGATGCTTGACGGCCAATCCGAAACGAATCAACTTACAGACGAGAGATGATACAGGTGCAagacaaggacagagaaaaatatGCTGACAGCACCTggacaaatatatacacacacagcaataCGGTGAACGTGATTACCTGAGTTTGGGATACTCCTCATTGAAGTCTCGGCTTTTTCTGGTGGACCAGTCGCGAACCTTCAGAACTTTGACCACAACGTCATTCCCCTGCCAGCGTCCGTGCCACAACTAGAAAACAATCCAGACAACTAAGTTCTAGCATAACAGAGCTTGACATCAACCTTTTCTTCCGTTGGACAAACTGAAAAAAGTAACTGGAATACATATTATagtgtattattatttgttCTATTTTTTGTTTATCCATTCAGAAAACCTAAATATACATTCTGCGTGTCCTAATAAAGAAATCCTTGTACAAGAGTATTAATGTTGAGTCCTGCATAACCTCCACAATATGCCAATATATGCTGTGACAATATGCCAATATATGCTATGACAATATGCCAATATAtgccatgcaaaaaaaaacattacacaaaacaaatgaccTGGGAAAAGCAGCCATCTCATTTATTGTTAGGATTGGGATTTCCGCTGTCAAAGATCCATATGtataacatacagtattacAAAGAGATACTAATGTCTCTGCCCTAACAATGGGATTCTACAGGAGAATGGAGTTTCAACTAGATTCTATTGGGGTTTCCACTACATTCTAAAGATTCAACAGGCATACAGCTAAGTGGCCAATTATTCTTCTCTATTGATTTTTGGATACAGGTAGTTATTTAAATACTGACTTGAATATTTGATGACGAGCAATGACATCAATTGGCGCTATTTAGTACAGAGGTAGAAGCTATTCAATCATTATGAATACGCACAAACCACCTTGACTTTCAACAGGTACAAccccaatattgtttttctaaaaGTTGACACGTCCAAACTTATCACAGTATTTTTTGACAACGTAAGCATTATAAAGCTTCTATTAAATCAAATAAAGCTGATGAGCAAATCAATTTCATGTTGAAACCTCACCTGCGTGCTTAGTTGAGCCTGGCAAAGTCTCCTCCATCACAAAAAGAAACTCTCAGCCAAACCCTCCTGCTAACCTCACCTGTCATTATAGTTTTTCCATGGCTTTGATTACACTATAGACATATGACTTTGGAAAATCTagtaaaaaaatctttattgcTCTTAAATAAATGTGGCTCGCAAATCACATAATTGTCCGTCGGCCATGATTCTGGAGGTTTAAGTGTCCACAACATCTTCCCCCTAGAGAAGATGCAGACAACAACTACACACACCTCTCCAGACTGGTTCTCATTGATCTTCGACAGGAAGGAGAGTTGTTTGTAGTCAATGCCCGCTGATTTGTTCAAAGTGCCGTTACCTGCAAATGGAGAGGACAGAACTTAACAGCTAAAGGCCTAGGCCTGGAGAAAGACCTATTCTTTTCAGCTCAATTTACAACACTGAAAGGCCTTCAGGTACATTGGAGAGGTACATTTTGTGTTAAATATATTCACTAGCTTTCTTAAAGCGTAGAAATGAAACCCAGAGAGTAGAACTTACGGGGTCGGGTTCTGGTGGTGCCTTTCCAGAATGAGTCCTTGAACGGAACCTTGGTCAAACTCTGACCCAACTTCTCAGCTTTTTCTGAGGCAGGGATGAACACACCACAGGCGTTAATCAGGTGCATAAAATCAGGACGGACACAGAACAGCCAGGACATTCCTGATAATGGCGAACGGCGAATAATAATGCTACTCCGTTACCTTTGAGGGCTTCGCGCAGGTGAGGTTTGGCTTTATCCAGAGGGGTTTCGCCATACTTGTTACAGATGCTCACCTGAGCTCCGTTAATCACCAGGTCCTGAAGGAAACAGACATGAGTGAAGCTCCGGCGGGACATAATGTGCATACCATCGTAAGGCCACCAGGGGGCATACTGACCTCGGCCACCAGGTCCTGGCCCCAGAAGCAGGCATAGTGCAGCGGCGTGTTGCCGTGCTCGTTGGCGTTGTTGGTGTCGGCTTTGCATTGGATCAGCTGGGAGACAGAAAACCGCCAGATTACCACAAAAACATAACAAGCCTGGCCGGAGACTGTTTGGACCATATACAGTCGTGCAGGCAGGCCACCTATTGGCAGCCTGGGAAACAGATTCCTAATGTCTGCTCGCACATTCCACAGCTATTGTGACTTGTCTCCTTTTAAACCAAATCACACGGCGGTCTGGCGAAACGGACCAGCAGCCGTATAGGACTACCGCCCACGCGTTGGATAGCATTACATACATAGACTTAGGCAGTAAGTAGACGTAACTTAACAAATAAAGATGATGTATTATTGTGATAAATCTAACGGACTTGTAAAGACACGGCTTTATGTCGCAACTGGGTAGAGTTTAAAGATCTGCAGGGCATTTCAAAATAATCCACCCCAGGCAGCAGCAAGTTGAGGAACGGTGCCAGGGGTTCCTTGGTCTGTCAAAGGACTGCTGACGGCACCGCGGCTGACATCCGCACTGCAAGAGCAGACACGTCTGTGGGAACGCTACATCCAGATTAATAGACCTTAAGTGGCATTGAGCCAAAGTCAATTATTGAGAGCGCAGCTATttgggtagtgtgtgtgtgcatgtgagagaAAGTCTATGTACATGTAGGTACGGTTAAAGCACGTCTACTTCTGACACTCACAGTATCACTGCACATGGGCGCTAAGAATGACTGTTTATATTGCCGTATCTCTCAAGTTTATTTTATCCCTGGTGTGTTTCAAATTGCGTCCTTCCCACTATTGTTATTGGTTACTGTGTCATCGGGGGAGACGGCTGGCTAGTTAGACCGCACGGGCATAAGTGCCTCCGCTTGGCCCCACCTTGCCCACGATGTCACGGTGGCCGTGGCTGGCAGCAAGGTGCAGAGGCGTGTCGTCTCCACGGTTCATGACGTTGATGCGGGCCCCTCTCATGATCAGCATGTCCACCACGCTGGATCTGCCTTCCCTGCAAGCCCAGTGGAGGGGACTGAAGCCGTGGTCATCCCTGGGGAGAGAACACACCACCGCTTTAACCACACCAAGCACTGGAGCTGTTCACCATCACCGCCGTAGCATAGCAGAAGCATACAGCTGCAAATTACCGGCAGGAGTTCTATATTGCAAAGTACTATCACATGCATATCTGGACCGTCAGTAGGAAGGGGTGGGAGGAACTACTACTTATAACTGGCCTTGGCTGTTGGTAAATTGGGGGTAAGCAAAAACTCCCTTCGTCTGTCAGGCTTAATGCCTAATCGCGCACACACAAGCCTTGAAAGTGAAAACATTAGACGCACAGCTGCCTGTGTAGAATAGATAAGTGGACAAAGCAGCTGATCCAGCGGTTCTGTCAACATCATCCAGGGTGAATACAGGACCTCAGTGGAGCCCAGTCAGCCCAGCTGCCAGTCACAgccagaggagatggaggcagtGGAGCCCAGTCAGCCCAGCTGCCAGTCACAgccagaggagatggaggcagtGGACGCCCAGTCAGCCCAGCTGCCAGTCACAgccagaggagatggaggcagtGGAGCCCAGTCAGCCCAGCTGCCAGTCACAgccagaggagatggaggcagtGGAGCCCAGTCAGCCCAGCTGCCAGTCACAgccagaggagatggaggcagtGGAGCCCAGTCAGCCCAGCTGCCAGTCACAgccagaggagatggaggcagtGGAGCCCAGTCAGCCCAGCTGCCAGTCACAgccagaggagatggaggcagtGGAGCCCAGTCAGCCCAGCTGCCAGTCACAgccagaggagatggaggcagtGGACGCCCAGTCAGCCCAGCTGCCAGTCACAgccagagga
The sequence above is a segment of the Esox lucius isolate fEsoLuc1 chromosome 1, fEsoLuc1.pri, whole genome shotgun sequence genome. Coding sequences within it:
- the ilk gene encoding integrin-linked protein kinase — translated: MDDIFTQCREGNAVAVRLWLDNTENDLNQGDDHGFSPLHWACREGRSSVVDMLIMRGARINVMNRGDDTPLHLAASHGHRDIVGKLIQCKADTNNANEHGNTPLHYACFWGQDLVAEDLVINGAQVSICNKYGETPLDKAKPHLREALKEKAEKLGQSLTKVPFKDSFWKGTTRTRPRNGTLNKSAGIDYKQLSFLSKINENQSGELWHGRWQGNDVVVKVLKVRDWSTRKSRDFNEEYPKLRIFSHPNVLPMLGACQSPPAPHPVIITHWMPYGSLYNVLHEGTNFVVDQTQAVKFALDIACGMAFLHTLEPMISRHSLNSKSVMIDEDMTARISMSDVKFSFQCPGRMYSPAWVAPEALQKKPEDINRRSADMWSFAVLLWELVTREVPFADLSNMEIGMKVALEGLRPTIPPGISPHICKLMKICMNEDPAKRPKFDMIVPILEKMQDK